One stretch of Ptiloglossa arizonensis isolate GNS036 chromosome 7, iyPtiAriz1_principal, whole genome shotgun sequence DNA includes these proteins:
- the LOC143149470 gene encoding longitudinals lacking protein, isoforms N/O/W/X/Y-like isoform X1, with protein sequence MSSSTDDRMPNMTIRSGSTQLLSSWHLIAVLNRRWKRSVRPGRLPPNDPFWQVRQRSFYANGARRKLACDNCPRTYTTLPALQFHQRNECNREPMFSCNYCAYRSLRLTNLKRHMLRHRRDKFR encoded by the exons ATGTCTTCCTCGACCGATGATCGGATGCCCAACATGACTATTAGAAGCGGTTCGACCCAGCTCCTGTCATCGTGGCATTTGATTGCTGTTTTGAACCGCCGGTGGAAGCGAAGCGTTCGACCAGGTCGTTTACCTCCGAATG ACCCCTTTTGGCAAGTAAGGCAACGATCGTTTTACGCGAACGGCGCGCGTCGGAAACTCGCCTGCGACAACTGTCCACGTACGTACACCACGCTGCCTGCCCTCCAATTCCACCAGAGAAACGAGTGCAACCGGGAGCCAATGTTCAGCTGCAACTATTGCGCTTACAGGTCACTGAGATTGACGAACCTGAAGAGGCACATGCTGCGCCACAGACGGGACAAGTTTCGGTGA
- the LOC143149470 gene encoding uncharacterized protein LOC143149470 isoform X3, with amino-acid sequence MSSSTDDRMPNMTIRSGSTQLLSSWHLIAVLNRRWKRSVRPGRLPPNDPFWQVRQRSFYANGARRKLACDNCPRH; translated from the exons ATGTCTTCCTCGACCGATGATCGGATGCCCAACATGACTATTAGAAGCGGTTCGACCCAGCTCCTGTCATCGTGGCATTTGATTGCTGTTTTGAACCGCCGGTGGAAGCGAAGCGTTCGACCAGGTCGTTTACCTCCGAATG ACCCCTTTTGGCAAGTAAGGCAACGATCGTTTTACGCGAACGGCGCGCGTCGGAAACTCGCCTGCGACAACTGTCCAC GTCACTGA